The following coding sequences are from one Pseudomonas oryzae window:
- a CDS encoding Re/Si-specific NAD(P)(+) transhydrogenase subunit alpha: protein MQVGVPLETHAGETRVAATPETVKKLVGQGHQVVVQACAGLRASLPDDAYVAAGARIGSAAEAFGAGLVLKVAAPDAAELALMQPGAVLVGMLNPFDNANLARMTEHGITAFALEAAPRTSRAQSLDVLSSQANIAGYKAVMLAANHYPRFMPMLMTAAGTVKAARVLVLGAGVAGLQAIATAKRLGAVIEASDVRPAVKEQIESLGAKFVDVPFETDEERECAQGVGGYARPMPASWMERQAKAVHEKAKQADIVITTALIPGRKAPTLLHEATVAAMKPGSVVIDLAAAQGGNCPLTEVDRVVVKHGVTLVGHGNLPALVPADASALYARNLLDFLKLLIDGEGKFHLNREDDIVAACLMCTDGQLVRSNAGASAPVAAVAPPSQATA, encoded by the coding sequence ATGCAGGTTGGAGTCCCCCTCGAAACCCACGCCGGGGAAACCCGCGTGGCCGCCACGCCGGAAACGGTGAAGAAACTCGTCGGCCAGGGCCACCAGGTCGTCGTCCAGGCCTGCGCCGGCCTGCGCGCCAGCCTGCCCGACGACGCCTATGTCGCCGCCGGCGCGCGCATCGGTTCGGCCGCCGAAGCCTTCGGCGCCGGCCTGGTGCTCAAGGTCGCCGCCCCCGACGCCGCCGAACTGGCCCTGATGCAGCCCGGCGCCGTGCTGGTCGGCATGCTCAACCCGTTCGACAACGCCAACCTGGCGCGCATGACCGAGCACGGCATCACCGCCTTCGCCCTCGAGGCCGCGCCGCGCACCTCGCGCGCGCAGAGCCTCGACGTGCTTTCGTCCCAGGCCAATATCGCCGGCTACAAGGCGGTGATGCTGGCCGCCAACCACTACCCGCGCTTCATGCCGATGCTGATGACCGCCGCCGGTACGGTGAAGGCCGCCCGCGTGCTGGTGCTCGGCGCTGGCGTCGCCGGCCTGCAGGCCATCGCCACCGCCAAGCGCCTCGGCGCGGTGATCGAGGCCTCGGACGTGCGTCCGGCGGTCAAGGAGCAGATCGAGTCGCTCGGCGCCAAATTCGTCGACGTGCCGTTCGAGACCGACGAGGAGCGCGAGTGTGCCCAGGGCGTCGGCGGCTACGCCCGGCCGATGCCGGCGTCGTGGATGGAGCGCCAGGCCAAGGCGGTGCACGAAAAGGCCAAACAGGCCGACATCGTCATCACCACCGCGCTGATCCCCGGGCGCAAGGCGCCGACCCTGCTGCATGAAGCCACGGTGGCGGCGATGAAGCCGGGCTCGGTGGTCATCGACCTGGCCGCCGCGCAGGGCGGCAACTGCCCGCTGACCGAGGTCGACCGGGTGGTAGTCAAGCACGGCGTGACCCTGGTCGGCCACGGCAACCTGCCGGCGCTGGTGCCGGCGGACGCCTCGGCGCTGTACGCGCGCAACCTGCTGGACTTCCTCAAGCTGCTCATCGACGGCGAAGGCAAGTTCCACCTCAATCGCGAAGACGACATCG
- a CDS encoding electron transfer flavoprotein-ubiquinone oxidoreductase translates to MQREYMEFDVVIVGAGPAGLSASCRLKQKAAEAGQELSVCVVEKGSEVGAHILSGAVFEPRALNELFPDWQALGAPLNTPVKRDDIYLLKSGNAATKIPDFAVPKTMHNEGNYIISLGNLCRWLAQQAENLGVEIYPGFAAQEALIDEQGVVRGIVTGDLGVDHAGKPKDGLYTPGMELRAKYTLFAEGCRGHIGKQLISKYKLDAQADAQHYGIGIKELWEIDPAKHEQGLVVHTAGWPLNDENPGGSFLYHLENHQVVVGLIVDLSYSNPYLSPFDEFQRYKHHPVIKQYLEGGKRISYGARAICKGGLNSLPKMVFPGGALIGCDLGTLNFAKIKGSHTAMKSGMLAAEAIVEALGAGSESGDELNNYVKAFEDSWLYDELFRSRNFGAAIHKFGAVLGGAFNFVDQNLFSGKIPLTLRDNQPDHATLKPAAACAKIDYPKPDGKLSFDKLSSVFLSNTNHEEDQPCHLKLADPSIPLVKNLPLYDEPAQRYCPAGVYEIVTLESGEKKFQINAQNCVHCKTCDIKDPAQNITWVTPEGTGGPTYPNM, encoded by the coding sequence GCCGCCGAAGCCGGCCAGGAGCTCAGCGTCTGCGTGGTGGAGAAAGGCTCCGAAGTCGGCGCCCATATCCTCTCCGGGGCGGTATTCGAGCCGCGCGCGCTCAATGAGCTGTTCCCCGACTGGCAGGCCCTCGGCGCCCCGCTGAATACCCCGGTCAAGCGCGACGATATCTATCTGCTGAAGAGTGGCAACGCCGCCACCAAGATCCCCGACTTCGCTGTGCCCAAGACCATGCACAACGAAGGCAACTACATCATCTCCCTCGGCAACCTGTGTCGCTGGCTGGCCCAGCAGGCCGAGAATCTCGGCGTCGAGATCTACCCGGGCTTCGCCGCCCAGGAAGCGCTGATCGACGAGCAGGGCGTGGTACGCGGCATCGTCACCGGCGATCTCGGCGTCGACCACGCAGGCAAGCCCAAGGACGGCCTGTACACCCCGGGCATGGAACTGCGCGCCAAGTACACCCTGTTCGCCGAGGGCTGCCGCGGCCATATCGGCAAGCAGCTGATCAGCAAATACAAGCTCGACGCCCAGGCCGACGCCCAGCACTACGGCATCGGCATCAAGGAGCTGTGGGAGATCGACCCGGCCAAGCACGAGCAGGGCCTGGTGGTGCACACCGCCGGCTGGCCGCTGAACGACGAGAACCCCGGCGGCTCCTTCCTCTACCACCTGGAGAACCACCAGGTGGTGGTGGGCCTGATCGTCGACCTGTCCTACAGCAACCCCTACCTGTCGCCGTTCGATGAGTTCCAGCGCTACAAGCACCACCCGGTGATCAAGCAGTATCTGGAAGGCGGCAAGCGCATCAGCTACGGCGCCCGCGCCATCTGCAAGGGCGGCCTCAACTCGCTGCCGAAGATGGTGTTCCCCGGCGGCGCGCTGATCGGCTGCGACCTAGGCACCCTCAACTTCGCCAAGATCAAGGGCAGCCACACCGCGATGAAGTCCGGCATGCTGGCCGCCGAGGCCATCGTCGAGGCGCTGGGCGCCGGCAGCGAGAGCGGCGACGAGCTGAACAACTACGTCAAGGCCTTCGAGGACAGCTGGCTGTACGACGAGCTGTTCCGCAGCCGCAACTTCGGCGCAGCGATCCACAAGTTCGGCGCGGTGCTCGGCGGGGCGTTCAACTTCGTCGACCAGAACCTGTTCAGCGGCAAGATCCCGCTGACCCTGCGCGACAACCAGCCGGACCACGCCACCCTCAAGCCGGCTGCCGCGTGCGCGAAGATCGACTACCCCAAACCGGACGGCAAGCTCAGCTTCGACAAACTGTCCTCGGTGTTCCTCTCCAACACCAACCACGAGGAAGACCAGCCCTGCCATCTGAAGCTGGCCGATCCGAGCATCCCGTTGGTGAAGAACCTGCCGCTGTACGACGAGCCAGCGCAGCGCTACTGCCCGGCCGGGGTGTACGAGATCGTCACCCTGGAAAGCGGCGAGAAGAAGTTCCAGATCAACGCGCAGAACTGCGTGCACTGCAAGACCTGCGATATCAAGGACCCGGCGCAGAACATCACTTGGGTAACGCCGGAAGGCACCGGCGGACCGACCTATCCCAACATGTGA